The Flavobacteriales bacterium genomic sequence TTCACTAACTCGTTGTACGATTCTTCTACGTATGTAATGATATTCGCCATTTCCTTTGTTTCGTTGCCGTTGCACGGGAGGAGAGACTCGAACTCCCGACACCAGGTTTTGGAGACCTGTGCTCTACCAACTGAGCTACACCCGTTTATTGAAGGCAAAAGGCATCCCGACAAGTCGGGACACCTTTTACAGCTTCAGTTTTTATTATTATTTGGTGATCTCTGTGATCTGACCAGCACCCACTGTTCTACCACCTTCACGGATAGCGAAACGTAGACCGATAGCCATTGCAACTGGAACAATCAACTTCACATTGATGGTCAAGTTATCTCCAGGCATAACCATTTCCTGTCCTTCTGGAAGGAAAATCTCACCAGTTACGTCTGTAGTTCTGATGTAGAACTGTGGACGATACTTGTTGTGAAATGGAGTGTGACGTCCACCTTCTTCTTTTTTCAAAACATAGATCTCAGCTTTGAATTCAGTATGAGGCTTGATTGATCCTGGCTTGGCAATTACCATTCCTCTTTTGATCGCTTCTTTCTCAATACCTCTAAGTAGAAGACCAACGTTATCTCCAGCTTCTCCTCTGTCTAGGATCTTACGGAACATCTCAACTCCAGTGATAGTAGAAGTCAATTTTTCTTCTCCCATACCAAGGATTTCAACTGGATCTCCAGTGTTGATAACACCGGTTTCAATTCTACCAGTAGCAACAGTTCCACGTCCAGTGATTGAGAATACGTCCTCAACTGGCATTAGGAATGGCTTATCGATCTCTCTTGGTGGAATTTCAATCCAAGTATCAACAGCATCCATCAACTCCATAATGGTCTTAGACCATTTTTCATCTCCGTTCAATCCACCCAAAGCAGAACCTTGGATAACTGGAGTGTTGTCTCCATCGTAATCATAGAAAGAAAGCAATTCTCTCAACTCCATGTCAACAAGCTCCAACAACTCTTCGTCATCGACCATGTCGCACTTGTTCATGAAAACAACTACTCTAGGTACGTTTACCTGACGTGCAAGAAGGATATGCTCACGTGTTTGTGGCATTG encodes the following:
- the tuf gene encoding elongation factor Tu, encoding MAKENFDRSKPHVNIGTIGHVDHGKTTLTAAITMVLAKAGLSVERSFDSIDNAPEEKERGITINTSHVEYTTANRHYAHVDCPGHADYVKNMVTGAAQMDGAILVCAATDGPMPQTREHILLARQVNVPRVVVFMNKCDMVDDEELLELVDMELRELLSFYDYDGDNTPVIQGSALGGLNGDEKWSKTIMELMDAVDTWIEIPPREIDKPFLMPVEDVFSITGRGTVATGRIETGVINTGDPVEILGMGEEKLTSTITGVEMFRKILDRGEAGDNVGLLLRGIEKEAIKRGMVIAKPGSIKPHTEFKAEIYVLKKEEGGRHTPFHNKYRPQFYIRTTDVTGEIFLPEGQEMVMPGDNLTINVKLIVPVAMAIGLRFAIREGGRTVGAGQITEITK